The DNA window TTCAGAAACTATTTCTATTGATTTTCATTgttcttaaaatttatttgattttttcagTTATTTGATTTTcgaaataatttgaaataaatttgtttaatttttttaaaaagatgagatttaattttttatattattagaaaatattaattatagtgttatttgaaaacatatattgtAATCCAAAGAAAATAGTATCAGTGATTTAAGGTAGGTATAactataaagtaaaaaaaaaatctatatttaatttaaaaatctacaAAAGATACGTAAAGTCAAAGATAggattctgttttaataagaaagATCTATATAAATTTAAGACAACTTTTGACAAAGAATCATATAAATAAAGCATTTCAACATTTTCCCACAACAAAAttgacagaaacaaaaaaaatgaatatcaGAAAAacatttgttatgttttttcttgtagtggtatTAGCAACGCCGTCGTTGTCCAACTCCAATACTTTAGCATCACCAGGTATGTAGTAAATTGTTCATTGATCTTCTATCTTTtgttcatttttaataataataatttgactgtttcgtttttgaaaatttatattagtGAAATTGATGTTATGCATATGTAggcatatattttttatttttctttaatttggtTGTATTCGTGCAGTGATCAATTATAGGGGTGGATATACATTTTGCAATATAAGATATTGTTCAAAAGATTTCTTTGAAGATGAATGTGAAGCTGAGTGTAGAAGAAGAAAATTCTCGGCAGGGTCATGTCTTGGTCCTTTTCCAAAACTTGAATGTTGTTGCAAAATGTGAAAAAATGAGAAAGTGCTCATCTGTTATACAACTTGTGATCAAAaggttgattaaaaatattatattatcttgTTTGCTCTTCaataaaataatctaattatattattattttgtgtgtttttatcagttttattcttttatttaattcaaTAGATCCTAGTTATATTAAATAGAAGTTAAACAAAACAGTAAAAAAGTTCATAAAGATGACCaacgaaaaaaaaagatattcgAATGAAGTAAAAGCCcaaagacaaaaaaagagaCATGGTTTTGGCTGTTTCTTTCTCTAGTCTTTTATTcgatttgatattatttttattattaaataaaaatacacaaacaaaacaaattcaTTAGATAAAATATGTTGGCATCTGTGGAAAGTGATAACCAATTTATGGTATTTTAAACAGTTATTCTTTAATAATAACTtcatatgaattattttatcatCTACATTAATCAGTCTAATATATAAcacctacaaaaaaaattgacagaatatcttttataaaacaaacaaacatagatGTTAAAtgaatgtttgttttttttcttcatcgaacatttatttgttttagaaaaggTATTCTGACAATTTTTCCATACATGTTATGTATTAGATTGATTGATGTAAATAAGTGTATTACTTCAGCTAGAtcttcagctagatctctggttagcaaaggactaatcaaaagggtgggtaCATGATCTTCCatctcagtatggaatgacCCCTGGATCCCATCCAtccgcccgagaccagcaaacaaaaatcttCACATTACTCACCCGGATTTGACAGTTGATGCCCTCATTGATTCAACTAAACGAACGTGGAATTCGCAGGCACTTCGGACTTTAGTGGATCCTCAGGATGTTCAAATTATTGAAAGTATACCTCTGAGTAGGACTAACCTGGGAGATAGGGATGGATGGCACTTTACAAATAATGGAAAATACACGGTAAAATCAGGATATCAAGTGGAGAGAGTTTATCCAGATAAGGAAAAACCATTGCCAGTGTTCGGGCCTACAGTCGATAACTTTGATGTTGACCCGAGAGATACATTAAAATTGGCAGAGACGGAAGCGGCTTTATGGTTGGACGCACAGAATACGAATACTCAGATTCAAGTGCGACAGATTGCGGAAATTACCCCTGCATCAAGACTAGGGAGATGGTGTT is part of the Raphanus sativus cultivar WK10039 unplaced genomic scaffold, ASM80110v3 Scaffold5815, whole genome shotgun sequence genome and encodes:
- the LOC130507790 gene encoding uncharacterized protein LOC130507790, giving the protein GISNAVVVQLQYFSITRLIDVNKCITSARSSARSLALRTLVDPQDVQIIESIPLSRTNLGDRDGWHFTNNGKYTVKSGYQVERVYPDKEKPLPVFGPTVDNFDVDPRDTLKLAETEAALWLDAQNTNTQIQVRQIAEITPASRLGRWCFTDGSWKDNDKTSGQGWYSILEGFDSLMGARNVRACLSPLHAEVEALIWAMECMRNLHIKTIQDVLINSEIVHVPRTQNMQADKLARSARIQPAFVVQMDAELPAWFSESR